From one Lycium ferocissimum isolate CSIRO_LF1 chromosome 7, AGI_CSIRO_Lferr_CH_V1, whole genome shotgun sequence genomic stretch:
- the LOC132062983 gene encoding uncharacterized protein LOC132062983 yields the protein MFNKLLSWKKKMDEFMLNLLSRNQVAYMHDSEGQPRGWVTRGIRLINWILLVLTFGFVALLTFWFFTSVLKLMGSARGSGRITAFNNNPWTDNDTLYTLSILTSSPETTDQNVKTPVKQIEYVKETDELHIVSLASTEITAGYRTRPKLHCALPYDDETTCHPLQQLTNNLDALSPIVESPDRNPTWSEVETNGASCLAVDLAEEMNTEIEQN from the exons ATGTTCAACAAATTGCTaagttggaagaagaaaatggatgaattcATGTTGAACCTTCTTAGTCGAAACCAAGTTGCGTACATGCATGATTCTGAAGGTCAACCACGTGGATGGGTGACAAGAGGAATAAGACTAATCAACTGGATTCTTCTTGTCTTAACTTTCGGCTTTGTCGCCCTTCTTACTTTCTGGTTCTTCACTTCTG TACTGAAATTGATGGGAAGTGCACGTGGAAGTGGAAGAATAACCGCTTTCAACAACAATCCATGGACTGACAATGATACTCTTTATACACTATCAATCTTAACATCATCACCAGAGACAACTGATCAAAATGTCAAAACTCCAGTGAAGCAAATTGAGTATGTGAAAGAAACTGATGAACTTCACATTGTCTCTTTAGCATCAACAGAAATAACAGCTGGATATAGAACTCGTCCAAAATTACATTGTGCCTTACCATATGACGATGAGACCACATGTCACCCATTACAACAGCTAACAAATAATCTTGATGCATTGTCGCCGATTGTGGAAAGTCCTGACAGAAATCCAACTTGGTCTGAAGTTGAAACTAATGGAGCTAGCTGCTTGGCGGTCGACCTGGCTGAGGAAATGAATACTGAAATTGAGCAAAATTGA
- the LOC132062985 gene encoding uncharacterized protein LOC132062985, with the protein MSASTSSQRSNRNFFTWFFILLLIIYLIYSSNIILNKDDSLDCATTSNISTTESLSTNASSSFTLDQEQQEKTEEYVRKKEPETELKHIVFGVAASSNLWDKRKEYIKLWWKPGETRGVVWLDKHVKIGSNEGLPDIRISGDTSKFLYTNRQGLRSALRISRVVSETLRLGLKDVRWFVMGDDDTVFVVENVVRILSKYDHNQYYYIGSSSESHVQNIFFSYAMAFGGGGFAISYPLAKELEKMQDRCIQRYPGLYGSDDRIQACMAELGVPLTKERGFHQYDVYGNLLGLLGAHPVTPLVSLHHLDVVDPIFPGMSRVSGLQRLFESAKLDSASLMQQSICYDKDRYWSISVSFGYVVQIIRGNISPRELEMPTRTFLNWYKRADYTAYAFNTRPVTKHPCQKPFVYYMNTAKYDRSRNQIIGIYYRHREPAPYCRWKVESPENINNIILLKRPDSNRWNKSPRRDCCGVLPSNNNSKSNLYMWVGSCRDGEIGEL; encoded by the exons ATGAGTGCTTCTACTTCTTCTCAACGTTCTAACCGGAATTTCTTTACTTGGTTCTTCATCTTATTATTAATCATTTATCTTATTTACTCTTCAAACATCATTCTTAACAAAGATGATTCTTTAGATTGTGCTACTACTTCAAACATTTCCACCACTGAATCCCTTTCCACGAACGCGTCTTCTTCGTTCACTCTTGATCAAGAACAACAAGAAAAAACCGAAGAATATGTTCGAAAAAAGGAACCGGAAACTGAGCTCAAGCATATTGTGTTTGGAGTAGCTGCATCATCAAATTTGTGGGATAAAAGGAAAGAGTATATAAAGTTGTGGTGGAAACCAGGAGAGACAAGAGGGGTTGTTTGGTTAGATAAACATGTGAAAATTGGCAGCAATGAAGGTCTACCTGATATTAGGATTTCAG GTGACACTTCAAAATTTCTTTACACGAATCGACAGGGGCTAAGATCGGCTCTGAGGATTTCTAGGGTTGTCTCTGAGACATTAAGATTGGGTTTGAAAGATGTGAGATGGTTCGTGATGGGGGATGATGACACAGTATTTGTTGTGGAAAATGTGGTTAGAATATTATCAAAGTATGATCACAACCAATATTATTACATTGGTAGCTCTTCAGAAAGTCATgtgcaaaatatatttttctcatATGCTATggcttttggtggtggtggattCGCAATTAGTTATCCATTGGCAAAAGAGTTAGAAAAAATGCAAGATCGTTGTATACAAAGGTATCCTGGATTATATGGTAGTGATGATAGAATTCAAGCTTGTATGGCTGAACTTGGTGTACCCCTTACCAAAGAACGTGGATTTCATCAG TATGATGTATATGGCAACTTACTAGGCCTACTGGGAGCACATCCAGTGACACCATTAGTCTCACTTCATCATCTTGATGTAGTAGATCCAATATTTCCAGGAATGTCCAGAGTTTCAGGCCTTCAACGTCTATTCGAATCAGCAAAACTCGATTCTGCTAGCCTAATGCAACAATCAATTTGCTATGACAAAGACAGATATTGGTCTATTTCAGTGTCATTTGGCTATGTGGTGCAAATAATTAGGGGTAATATTTCACCTAGAGAACTTGAAATGCCTACGAGGACATTTCTCAATTGGTACAAAAGAGCTGATTATACTGCTTATGCATTTAACACTAGGCCTGTGACAAAGCATCCTTGCCAGAAGCCTTTTGTGTATTATATGAATACGGCTAAATATGATCGGTCGAGAAATCAGATTATTGGGATTTATTATCGACATCGAGAGCCTGCACCATATTGCAGGTGGAAAGTTGAGTCACCTgagaatatcaacaacattattttgtTGAAAAGACCAGATAGCAACAGATGGAACAAG TCTCCAAGGAGGGATTGTTGTGGTGTTCTACCATCAAACAATAACTCAAAATCAAATTTGTACATGTGGGTAGGCAGTTGCAGAGATGGTGAAATCGGTGAATTGTAG
- the LOC132063059 gene encoding uncharacterized protein LOC132063059 — MFIKLVNWKKKADELMFHTLIRVHPQVIQQHPARAMRGIRLINWFILLFGVISVILLFYCFFTSAVKLLGISTGSGNRNITVYNMNHWWTENRKMATSNNDQWTENNTNYFDLSILASETTANVKTPLHNTNGITIDPIEHVNETDQVPVVSLASTDITSGYLTRPKVNCALKFGTTDETTCHPSLVLMPEQQLTNNLDASSPIGVDNEASCLAFDVVQEMNTEIEQN, encoded by the exons ATGTTCATCAAATTGGTAAACTGGAAGAAGAAGGCGGACGAATTAATGTTCCACACTTTGATACGTGTTCATCCACAAGTAATACAGCAACACCCCGCAAGAGCCATGAGAGGAATAAGGCTAATCAACTGGTTTATTCTTCTCTTTGGTGTCATCTCCGTCATCCTTCTTTTCTACTGCTTCTTCACCTCTGCAG TGAAATTGTTGGGAATTAGCACTGGAAGTGGAAATAGAAACATCACTGTTTACAACATGAATCATTGGTGGACCGAAAATAGAAAAATGGCTACTTCCAACAACGATCAATGGACTGAAAACAACACCAATTATTTTGATCTTTCAATCTTAGCATCAGAGACGACAGCGAATGTCAAAACTCCACTGCATAATACTAATGGAATAACAATCGATCCGATTGAGCATGTGAATGAAACTGATCAAGTTCCCGTTGTCTCTTTAGCATCAACAGACATAACAAGTGGATATCTCACTCGTCCGAAAGTCAATTGTGCCTTAAAATTTGGCACGACTGATGAGACCACGTGTCATCCATCACTGGTTCTGATGCCGGAACAGCAGCTAACAAATAATCTTGATGCATCTTCGCCGATTGGGGTTGACAATGAAGCTAGCTGCTTGGCATTCGATGTGGTTCAAGAAATGAACACTGAAATTGAGCAAAATTGA
- the LOC132063060 gene encoding uncharacterized protein LOC132063060, protein MKMAGSFFNFQIHNPIRGRRVRALRLNDIIPIFVIVLFLYLWMFSTIVRMVINGRTFPPDNLDQYLNDTHFDLSFLKSLPAKTKQSLSKSNLKLNNRVTHMPKSLNQTQLHLVSLSSSTPPPPTPLTQHQIQEQQLSNIVAALIGAGDFAGWANLLSSSDLSSLPLTATFFIPGNNAMSNLETQNLDPFLIAYHIIPQRLLFSDLQQFKPNTRIPTLLPSKFIVVTNNSVSNFTIDGSHITYPDVYVNSDFTVHGVDKVLEYSVYGADPLFTSPPMNYTVPNSDADTDDVAASPPLKQPKPVLPSLFPAGRGFNDGWKSSDSTSSSLAIEKFMMIIIFVFLIVIFLLQ, encoded by the exons atgaaAATGGCGGGCAGTTTCTTCAACTTTCAGATTCATAATCCAATCAGGGGTAGAAGGGTCAGAGCTCTACGACTGAATGATATTATCCCTATCTTTGTCATTGTCTTGTTCCTCTATCTGTGGATGTTCTCAACTATTG TGAGAATGGTGATAAATGGAAGAACATTTCCCCCAGACAACCTTGATCAATATCTGAATGACACCCATTTTGATCTTTCATTTCTCAAATCATTACCAGCAAAAACAAAGCAATCACTGTCAAAATCAAACTTGAAGCTCAACAATAGAGTAACACACATGCCCAAATCTCTCAACCAAACTCAACTCCATCTAGTCtctttatcatcatcaacaccaccGCCGCCAACGCCACTAACACAACACCAAATCCAAGAACAACAACTAAGCAACATCGTGGCAGCATTAATCGGAGCAGGTGATTTCGCGGGTTGGGCTAATTTGTTATCCTCATCAGACTTATCATCACTCCCACTAACCGCAACTTTCTTCATACCTGGAAACAATGCCATGTCAAATCTTGAAACACAAAACTTAGACCCTTTCCTAATTGCTTATCATATAATCCCACAACGCCTTCTTTTCTCTGATTTACAACAGTTTAAACCAAACACTCGTATACCAACTCTGTTACCTTCAAAATTCATTGTTGTGACTAACAATTCTGTGTCCAATTTTACTATTGATGGGTCACACATTACGTATCCAGATGTGTATGTGAATTCTGATTTTACAGTTCATGGGGTTGATAAAGTTCTTGAATACTCAGTTTATGGTGCTGATCCTTTGTTTACAAGTCCACCAATGAACTATACTGTGCCTAATAGTGATGCTGATACTGATGATGTTGCTGCTAGTCCACCATTAAAGCAGCCAAAACCAGTGTTACCGTCGCTTTTTCCTGCTGGAAGGGGATTTAATGATGGATGGAAGAGTTCTGATTCGACAAGTTCTTCATTGGCTATTGAGAAgtttatgatgataataatcTTTGTGTTTTTGATTGTTATATTTTTGCTGCAGTGA
- the LOC132062984 gene encoding 2-dehydro-3-deoxyphosphooctonate aldolase 1: MDSSTLLYSHLKTAEPFFLLAGPNVIESEDHILYMAKHLKDITSKLGLKFVFKSSFDKANRTSSKSFRGPGLAEGLKILERVKTTYDVPIVTDVHESIQCEAVGRVADIIQIPAFLCRQTDLLVAAAKTGKIINIKKGQFCAPSVMENSAEKVRLAGNQNVMVCERGTMFGYNDLIVDPRNFEWMREANCPVVADITHSLQQPAGKKLEGGGVASGGLRELIPCIARTAVSVGVDGIFMEVHNDPLSAPVDGPTQWPLRHLEELLEELVAIGRVSKGKQQFKIDLTPFRD, encoded by the exons ATGGACTCATCAACACTGCTCTACAGCCACCTCAAG aCAGCAGAGCCATTTTTCTTACTAGCAGGTCCAAATGTGATTGAATCAGAAGATCACATTCTTTACATGGCCAAACACTTGAAAGATATCACTTCTAA actTGGGTTGAAGTTTGTATTCAAGTCGAGCTTCGACAAGGCTAATCGAACCTCGTCTAAATCATTCCGGGGTCCTGGCTTGGCTGAAGGCTTAAAG ATCCTTGAAAGGGTGAAAACAACGTATGACGTACCCATTGTTACTGATGTTCATGAATCTATTCAG TGTGAAGCTGTTGGCCGGGTTGCAGATATAATTCAAATTCCTGCTTTCTTATGTCGCCAG ACCGacctacttgttgcagctgCCAAGACTGGAAAAATTATCAACATTAAGAAGGGCCAGTTTTGTGCTCCTTCA GTGATGGAAAATTCTGCTGAAAAAGTGAGATTGGCTGGAAATCAAAATGTAATGGTGTGTGAGAGAGGAACAATGTTTGGCTATA ATGACTTGATTGTGGATCCCCGGAACTTTGAGTGGATGAGGGAGGCCAATTGCCCTGTC GTTGCTGATATAACTCATTCATTACAACAGCCTGCAGGCAAAAAG CTGGAAGGTGGTGGTGTTGCTAGTGGTGGTCTTCGAGAATTAATTCCTTGTATTGCCAGGACAGCTGTTTCTGTGGGAGTAGATGGAATTTTTATGGAG GTGCACAACGATCCTCTGAGTGCTCCAGTTGACGGTCCAACACAGTGG CCTCTGCGCCATCTGGAGGAactactagaagagcttgttgctATTGGT AGAGTTAGCAAGGGGAAGCAGCAATTCAAAATTGATCTGACTCCATTTCGTGATTAG